Genomic DNA from Paenibacillus borealis:
CGCCGGAGACTCCTGTTGTATGAATTCTGGCTTCACGGATTCACTCGCTCCTCTATATTTCAAACTATTCATTTCCAAGCTAAGTATAGCATCACATATAAACTTGTAATAACCACTTTGGTAAACCGCTTGCTGAAGGTTTGACAGTGACTGGTTACGATATATCAGGTATGCTTAATTGTACTTTGTACAACTAAATCACCTGATTTACTAGTGTTTAAGCGTTTAGTTGTATTTCGTGCAATTAAACTGCCCTATGTAGAGGGGTGCTCGCCCATTCGGGCAAATTTAGTTGTACAGACTACAGTTATAAGAGGCAAACATGCTTTTTCTCAGTTTTTAATTGCACATAATACAACTATCACTAACTTCCACGTTGAAACTGAATATGAATTTCAGTTTTTAATATCTAATAATTCACAGCGAATTGCAAGGAGATTCTATATTTTATATGCTGCAATACCTTCGCCAGTTTAGTTGCCGGGCAGATTGCAACAACAAAAGGGTTCCGCGATCCGCAGGGCAATCTGCGGCGGCGGAACCCTTTTATATTGATTTAGTCATGCCTTAGCTTAACAGGAATGGTTATTCCAGTACCAGAACGCCATATCCATCCATCGTATAGCTTCCAGAGAGGGTTTGTCCGCTTAGCAGGTCTGTTCTGGATTCCTTAAGCACAATCTCTGCCGGTTCTTCGCTATAGTTAAGCAGGAAGGTAAGTCCTGCAGAGGTACCTTCCCCAGCGGCGCGGATCTGCAGCTCGACCTCCGAAGGCAATTCCAGCCATTCGGCAGCTGGTGAATTCAGACCCAGACTCCCGATCATTTGCAGCACAGCCTGCTCATTGAATACAGCCCCGTAATACCATACTTCCCCCTTGCCGCGCTTGTTGCGGGTTACCGCCGGTTTGCCGGCATAATAATCGTTGGCATAGGTTCCCATAACCTCGACACTGTCTTCTTCCACATGAAGAATATCATTGAAAGCATCGGCACCGGTGAGCGTCTCAGGAGCGTTGGTCCAACTGATCGAGGTAGGCTGACGTGTTCCTTTGACCATAGTGAACTCTTCAACGGTTACACCGCACATCTCCTGAGCCGCTCCGGGAAAAGGCCGCATATAACATTGTCCGGTGGTATCCTTGTATCCGGTGCGGCAGCCGAAGATCAGCTTCCCGCCTTGCTGTACATATTGATCAAGCAGGGCCGCTGTGTCGTCGCTCATAATGGCCGGATGCGGGTAGACCAGCACCTCGTAACGCACAAGCTCCGCAAGCGTAGTATTGCTGCGCATATACAGAACATCATTGGGGATGTGCTTCCGCTGCAGTGTCTTGAACCACTCCTTGTTGCTCTGCCACATGAATGGCCCGTGCCAGACGTCATATTCCCCGTCCCACTCATTATCATAATCCCGCACGATGGCGATATTAGCCTGAGTTCGGCTGCCGATGAAGGCTTTGCCGATCTTTGCCAGTTCCTTGCCGATCTGCTCAGCTTCCTTCACGCGCCGGTTCGGCTGGTTATGATAGTCATTCAAGCCGTGCCAATAGATTTCGTTACCCATAGTAGCTGTCCGCCACCGGAAGTAGAGCAGCATATCCGCACCATGGGCGATAGACTGGTAAGTCCACAGCCGCATCTGCCCGGGCTTCGGAGATGGCATATCCATCCTGTTGACCCAACCGCCGGGTCCCGACTGCTGTTCCATCACACAGAAGTTGCTGCTGACCGAGCGGACCGCAGAGAGTGACAGTCCCCAGCCGCGGTCACGCAGCGGGTTCACCTCTGCCGGATCAAAGTAAATGGTCGAGAATTGCGGATATGAATCATAGCTGAAGAAGTCCAGCAGCTCGTCATTCAGCTCATGGCTGTCCAGATGTCCGAATAAGCCGTTGGTAGTAACCCACTGGTTAGGAGCCAGTTCACGAAGAATATCCGCCTGGATCTTGGCAAAATAGATTGTGTTATAAGAGATGAAACGCTTCTCATCCAGCGCCTGATGCGGGTTAGGCTGATTAGGCGATGGTGTAGGCCGGGTCAGATAGACCTGTGACCAGCGCGTATAAGTCTGATTCCAGAACACGGTGCCCCAGGCTTCATTCAGCTTATCCAGTGTCACATATTTGTCCTGAAGCCACGTCCGGAAGGCAAGGTGGTCACTCTCCGAGTAGAACACATTGACCTCACAGTTCAATTCATTATCGATCTGCCAGCCTGTTACACCGGGATGACTGCCGTAATGCTCAGCAAGCTTAGTTACAATTCTGGCGCAGAGCTCACGGTATTTGGGACTGCTGTAATTATAATGACGGCGCATGCCATGCTGCATCGTCACACCTTCATAAGTCACATTCAATACCTCAGGATATTGTTCGGTAAGCCAGGCGGGCGGAGTGGCAGTAGGTGTTCCCATAATTACCTTCAGCCTGTAGCTGTGCGCCAAATCTATAGCACGGTCAAACAGTCCGAATTGAAATTGGCCTTCTTCCGGCTCAAAGAGTGACCAGGCAAATTCGCCCATACGTACAACAGTGAATCCGGTTTCAACCATACGGCGGTAATCATCCGCCCACATGGATTCAGGCCAGTGCTCGGGATAATAACAGACACCAAGCTCGAATCGTTCTGCGGCAACAGGTTTCTTCATAGTAACCTCCAAGTGTAAATATATGCTTTATAGTTGGTACCAATCTATTGTATTATCAGCAGTGTATACACTTATATAACATAATATTGCTATTATATTACTATATTGCGTGCTTGATTCAAGACGGAGAGAAGAGAGGGATCGTATGAAAAAGCATTATGTTCTGCCGCAGCCTGCGTATGCTCATTATGTCTGCTATCCGGAGATGCTGGGGCACTATACCGACTTCCCGCAGCATGCGGAGCGCAGAAGCGAAGGTTTCCTGAACAGCTATAACCTCCATATGGTTTTTGGCGGAGAGGGCTATGTCTTTCAGGAAGGGGAGCGGATATCCATGAAGAGAGGCAGCGGGTTTCTGTTCCCGCGGGGGGCTTACCAGCAATATGGCTCTGACCCGGTCCAGGCCTGGGATGTACGCTGGGTCCATTTCGCCACAGCCTTATCTCTGCCGATGCTGGAGGAAGCGGATCATTCCCGCGGTTATTTCTTCACCTTCGATCCGGGGACTGGCTATGAACCAGTCTTCGAGGAGATGTACAAGCTAAGCGCGACTTATGAGACCCGCAGTGAACCGCGTCTGTCTACACTGCTCTATGAGATACTCGTGACGCTGATGCAGAATTCTGAGCCGCTGCACGGATCGGTGCCGCTGGAGATCAGACATTCCATCCGGCTCACGGCCGACAGGATACACAGTGAATGCGAGCGGCCCTGGACGCTGGAGGCGATGGCCAGACTTGCCGGTTACAGCAGCTATCATTTTCTGCGCCTGTTCCGCAGCATTATGGGAAAGACACCGAACCGGTACTTAAGTGACTGCCGGATGGCCCGCGCCAAACTGCTGCTGGTCTCGACAGAGCTGTCAGTGGCGCAAATTGCGCTGCAGAGCGGTTTTCACCAGTCCAGTTACTTCATTAAGGTCTTCAGACAGCTGGAAGGTATGCCGCCAAACCAATACAGACGGCTGTTCAGCTCATAGAATCATAGTTTATCCGGTAATTTATTAACAAACTTTGTTACATTATCAGCGGTTTTTATGCTGTATTTGACATGTTTTGGCTCGAGAAGGTTACAACCGGAGGCGAAGGGTTACAAAGTGGATACAAATTCCACACCGCCTGCAACTATAATATTGCTAGTAAATACTTCTGGAGGGAAATAAATGAGAAAGTATAGAGTTACATATGCTGCTCTGCTCGTGAGTACGCTTGTGGCTGGCCAACTGGCCGGCGGCATAGCTGCCCCCGTTGCCGGCGCAGCCGGAACATCAAAGAACGCAGCGGTATCCGCCACTGCAGCAGCATTTAAATTCAATTCCGTTCCACTGGGAGCCGGAGTGACTGCAGTCCTTGAGAACGTCAACATTTGGAGTCAGACCGGCGGAAATATCGTTTCGTACACGCTGAAATATACCAATTCCGGCAATTCAAGCGCGAGTCTGATGCATTATTTCTCGCGTGTTGTTACACCGGGCGGTTCAGTGCTTCCGGGGAATGCGGTAGGTACGGATGCACTGAAGAAAAAGATTGGCGCGAAAGAAAGTCTCAGCGTTACCTACTATGTAAATGTGGGACAAACCTCATCCTTGCAGGGCCTGAAGATCTCCATGCTGGTATGGGATGCCAAGGCGAAGGGGTATTTGAGACAGGCGGGTTCTTATGCAGTTCCCGCGAATTACTCCACAGCTGCTGCGGCAGGTGCAAGCCTGAATACCACGATGAGCGACATTCCTGTTACAGCAAGTGCGGATTCACTGCAGCTCTACAAATACGGCGGCAAAGTCTATGCCAAGGTCGGGCTCAGTCTGACCAACAAAGGTAACAAGGTGCTTGGTGATCCGGGGTATTCCGCGTACCTGGTGTCTGCCAGCGGCACTTCCTTTGAGCTTGCGCTAAGCGGCACACAAACCGATTATACGATTCAGCCGCAGGAGAAGCGGAGCATCTACTACCTGACCGAAATCCCCGCCTATCTCAAAACAGACAATATGAAGCTGCAATTTACGCAAAAGGATGAAACAACGAAGCTGGAGCTGCCGAAATCCGCATATAAGCTTCCTGCGGCCACATCCCCTAATCTGGTGGTCGGGAACGGCGTCGTCAAAAAAATCATTGTGAATAGCAACACCGTAGAAACCCTGCTCCGCAATGCCAATGTGTACTCACAGGATGCTGACGCTGTATGGACTTTTCAGATGCAGATCAAGAATACCGGCAACAAAGCGGTAACGCTGCCAAGCTATGAGCTGGCGGTCAAATCTGTCAAAGGAACAACCTTCCCGGTAAGTGCTAAGGGGTTAAGCGGAGTGACACTTAAGCCGCTGGAGACCAAAATCATTCCGCTGACGGTCCGCGTACCGCTTGAAGTGGAACAGTCCGGCCTGCAGCTGATGATGATCGAAGCGGTTGGCGCGGATACAGCAGTTGTACCTGGCTCCACCGGTTCAGAAGGGGCAACAAATACTGCCGGAACAGGAGCAACGACTTCCAAAATGATTTTCCCCGTAGCCTATTTCGTCATTCCTTACTCGCTTCGCACAGATGTGCAGACGGGGCAGGAGTACATGACAACGAATTCATTTGGCTCTTTCTCCTATAGTATTCAATCCGTGCAGCGTTACCCATGGAGAGATGATGACATTGTAGCTGCCAGACTGAAAATTACCAATACACAGTCCGTGTCGCTGACCCTGCCGGAGCTTAAGGGCTCGATCAAGCTCGATAATGATAGTCTGCTCGTGACTACAGACCTGTTCATGGACAATAAGGAATCATCGGTCCTGGCTCCCGGCAAATCACTTGAAATGTATGTACTCGGCAAAATAGCCTATACGGCTGAGTTCAAGGAGATGCGAATAGCTCTAACTGGAACGGAGAATACAGAAACTATTCCATTCCTGGATCTTAGTATCGGCAACTCAACCAACAGTATCCCTGCCATTCCGCAGGGCAAAAGCTACACCGTAACAGGAAAAGGTAAAACAGCCAGTGTGCAGGAGAACAGAACCACGGTCTATGAAGGAGAAAATTACAATCTGGTCTATACCGAACTGCTCATGAGCAGTGAAGAAAAAAGACAGAGCAAGATGGCCCGCCTGCAGGCATATTACAAAACCAAGGACGGACAATATTTCGAAGCAACGCCAAGCCAGTCGGATAACAGTGCTTCTCCAGGTGCGAAACAACTGGTTGTTTTCTGGACCAAGCTGCCCAAAACCATGGATATCAGTGATATCTCCCTTTACCTGGGTGCTGGAGTTAACAGCGGTAAGCTGATTGAGAGCGGACAGGAAGCAACCGGGTTTGTGGATGTAGCTGCGCTCCAGCTGAATCCGCAGGTCAATGAACCGGCAACTACACTACTGCAAACTGTCCTATACCCTTATACCATTTCATTCCTGAGCTCAGAAGGCAGACATATGATA
This window encodes:
- a CDS encoding beta-galactosidase — protein: MKKPVAAERFELGVCYYPEHWPESMWADDYRRMVETGFTVVRMGEFAWSLFEPEEGQFQFGLFDRAIDLAHSYRLKVIMGTPTATPPAWLTEQYPEVLNVTYEGVTMQHGMRRHYNYSSPKYRELCARIVTKLAEHYGSHPGVTGWQIDNELNCEVNVFYSESDHLAFRTWLQDKYVTLDKLNEAWGTVFWNQTYTRWSQVYLTRPTPSPNQPNPHQALDEKRFISYNTIYFAKIQADILRELAPNQWVTTNGLFGHLDSHELNDELLDFFSYDSYPQFSTIYFDPAEVNPLRDRGWGLSLSAVRSVSSNFCVMEQQSGPGGWVNRMDMPSPKPGQMRLWTYQSIAHGADMLLYFRWRTATMGNEIYWHGLNDYHNQPNRRVKEAEQIGKELAKIGKAFIGSRTQANIAIVRDYDNEWDGEYDVWHGPFMWQSNKEWFKTLQRKHIPNDVLYMRSNTTLAELVRYEVLVYPHPAIMSDDTAALLDQYVQQGGKLIFGCRTGYKDTTGQCYMRPFPGAAQEMCGVTVEEFTMVKGTRQPTSISWTNAPETLTGADAFNDILHVEEDSVEVMGTYANDYYAGKPAVTRNKRGKGEVWYYGAVFNEQAVLQMIGSLGLNSPAAEWLELPSEVELQIRAAGEGTSAGLTFLLNYSEEPAEIVLKESRTDLLSGQTLSGSYTMDGYGVLVLE
- a CDS encoding helix-turn-helix transcriptional regulator, which produces MKKHYVLPQPAYAHYVCYPEMLGHYTDFPQHAERRSEGFLNSYNLHMVFGGEGYVFQEGERISMKRGSGFLFPRGAYQQYGSDPVQAWDVRWVHFATALSLPMLEEADHSRGYFFTFDPGTGYEPVFEEMYKLSATYETRSEPRLSTLLYEILVTLMQNSEPLHGSVPLEIRHSIRLTADRIHSECERPWTLEAMARLAGYSSYHFLRLFRSIMGKTPNRYLSDCRMARAKLLLVSTELSVAQIALQSGFHQSSYFIKVFRQLEGMPPNQYRRLFSS